A stretch of Brassica napus cultivar Da-Ae chromosome C6, Da-Ae, whole genome shotgun sequence DNA encodes these proteins:
- the LOC106390661 gene encoding probable S-adenosylmethionine carrier 2, chloroplastic isoform X2: MDRGIASSSRDGSQIASPDGLAFKNINNPIKKQTICVKQDDDPCHFLRLLYECLVAGGLAGLVVEAALYPIDTIKTRVQVARDGGKIIWKGLYSGLGGNLAGVLPASALFFGVYEPTKQKLLKVLPEKFSAVAHLAAGALGGAVSSIVRVPTEVVKQRMQTGQFASAPDAVRLIIAKEGFGGMYAGFGSFLLRDLPFDALQFCVYEQLRIGYKLAARRDLNDPENAMLGAVAGAVTRVLTTPLDVIKTRLMVQEISIKGSRIALRQY; this comes from the exons ATGGATCGTGGCATTGCTTCCAGTAGCAGAGATGGATCTCAGATTGCTTCGCCTG ATGGATTGGCATTCAAGAATATTAATAATCCTATCAAGAAGCAGACAATCTGTGTTAAACAAGATGATGATCCATGCCATTTCTTGCGTCTTCTTTATG AGTGTCTAGTAGCAGGAGGATTAGCTGGTCTTGTGGTAGAAGCTGCTCTATACCCAATTGATACTATCAAAACTCGAGTGCAG GTAGCTCGAGATGGAGGGAAGATTATATGGAAAGGGTTATACTCTGGTCTTGGTGGCAACCTTGCTGGTGTCTTACC TGCTTCTGCCTTATTTTTCGGTGTATATGAACCAACCAAACAGAAGCTGCTCAAGGTTCTACCTGAAAAGTTTAGCGCGGTTGCACATTTG GCTGCAGGTGCTTTAGGAGGTGCTGTTTCATCTATTGTTCGTGTACCAACCGAA GTTGTTAAACAGCGGATGCAAACTGGACAATTTGCTTCGGCCCCTGATGCTGTTCGACTTATTATAGCCAAAGAAGGATTTGGAGGCATGTATGCG GGATTCGGATCTTTCTTGCTGCGAGATTTGCCTTTTGACGCTCTTCAGTTTTGTGTATATGAGCAGTTACGGATTGGATACAAGTTAGCT GCGAGAAGAGATTTAAATGATCCAGAGAACGCAATGCTTGGTGCAGTTGCTGGTGCTGTCACTCGAGTTTTGACCACTCCTCTGGACGTAATCAAAACCAGACTAATGGTTCAG GAAATCAGTATAAAGGGGTCTCGGATTGCCTTAAGACAATATTAA
- the LOC106390661 gene encoding probable S-adenosylmethionine carrier 2, chloroplastic isoform X1 yields MDRGIASSSRDGSQIASPDGLAFKNINNPIKKQTICVKQDDDPCHFLRLLYECLVAGGLAGLVVEAALYPIDTIKTRVQVARDGGKIIWKGLYSGLGGNLAGVLPASALFFGVYEPTKQKLLKVLPEKFSAVAHLAAGALGGAVSSIVRVPTEVVKQRMQTGQFASAPDAVRLIIAKEGFGGMYAGFGSFLLRDLPFDALQFCVYEQLRIGYKLAARRDLNDPENAMLGAVAGAVTRVLTTPLDVIKTRLMVQGAGNQYKGVSDCLKTILREEGSSALWKGMGPRVLWIGIGGSIFFGVLEKTKQILSDQSSQKIHKA; encoded by the exons ATGGATCGTGGCATTGCTTCCAGTAGCAGAGATGGATCTCAGATTGCTTCGCCTG ATGGATTGGCATTCAAGAATATTAATAATCCTATCAAGAAGCAGACAATCTGTGTTAAACAAGATGATGATCCATGCCATTTCTTGCGTCTTCTTTATG AGTGTCTAGTAGCAGGAGGATTAGCTGGTCTTGTGGTAGAAGCTGCTCTATACCCAATTGATACTATCAAAACTCGAGTGCAG GTAGCTCGAGATGGAGGGAAGATTATATGGAAAGGGTTATACTCTGGTCTTGGTGGCAACCTTGCTGGTGTCTTACC TGCTTCTGCCTTATTTTTCGGTGTATATGAACCAACCAAACAGAAGCTGCTCAAGGTTCTACCTGAAAAGTTTAGCGCGGTTGCACATTTG GCTGCAGGTGCTTTAGGAGGTGCTGTTTCATCTATTGTTCGTGTACCAACCGAA GTTGTTAAACAGCGGATGCAAACTGGACAATTTGCTTCGGCCCCTGATGCTGTTCGACTTATTATAGCCAAAGAAGGATTTGGAGGCATGTATGCG GGATTCGGATCTTTCTTGCTGCGAGATTTGCCTTTTGACGCTCTTCAGTTTTGTGTATATGAGCAGTTACGGATTGGATACAAGTTAGCT GCGAGAAGAGATTTAAATGATCCAGAGAACGCAATGCTTGGTGCAGTTGCTGGTGCTGTCACTCGAGTTTTGACCACTCCTCTGGACGTAATCAAAACCAGACTAATGGTTCAG GGCGCAGGAAATCAGTATAAAGGGGTCTCGGATTGCCTTAAGACAATATTAAGAGAAGAAGGGTCATCAGCTTTGTGGAAG GGAATGGGTCCAAGGGTTTTGTGGATAGGTATTGGAGGTTCAATTTTCTTTGGAGTACTTGAAAAGACAAAGCAGATTCTTTCAGATCAGAGCAGCCAAAAGATTCATAAGGCTTAA
- the LOC106390661 gene encoding probable S-adenosylmethionine carrier 2, chloroplastic isoform X3, which translates to METNVKMDRGIASSSRDGSQIASPDGLAFKNINNPIKKQTICVKQDDDPCHFLRLLYECLVAGGLAGLVVEAALYPIDTIKTRVQVARDGGKIIWKGLYSGLGGNLAGVLPASALFFGVYEPTKQKLLKVLPEKFSAVAHLAAGALGGAVSSIVRVPTEVVKQRMQTGQFASAPDAVRLIIAKEGFGGMYAGFGSFLLRDLPFDALQFCVYEQLRIGYKLAARRDLNDPENAMLGAVAGAVTRVLTTPLDVIKTRLMVQGAGNQYKGVSDCLKTILREEGSSALWKGMGPRVLWIGIGGSIFFGVLEKTKQILSDQSSQKIHKA; encoded by the exons ATGGAGACAAATGTAAAG ATGGATCGTGGCATTGCTTCCAGTAGCAGAGATGGATCTCAGATTGCTTCGCCTG ATGGATTGGCATTCAAGAATATTAATAATCCTATCAAGAAGCAGACAATCTGTGTTAAACAAGATGATGATCCATGCCATTTCTTGCGTCTTCTTTATG AGTGTCTAGTAGCAGGAGGATTAGCTGGTCTTGTGGTAGAAGCTGCTCTATACCCAATTGATACTATCAAAACTCGAGTGCAG GTAGCTCGAGATGGAGGGAAGATTATATGGAAAGGGTTATACTCTGGTCTTGGTGGCAACCTTGCTGGTGTCTTACC TGCTTCTGCCTTATTTTTCGGTGTATATGAACCAACCAAACAGAAGCTGCTCAAGGTTCTACCTGAAAAGTTTAGCGCGGTTGCACATTTG GCTGCAGGTGCTTTAGGAGGTGCTGTTTCATCTATTGTTCGTGTACCAACCGAA GTTGTTAAACAGCGGATGCAAACTGGACAATTTGCTTCGGCCCCTGATGCTGTTCGACTTATTATAGCCAAAGAAGGATTTGGAGGCATGTATGCG GGATTCGGATCTTTCTTGCTGCGAGATTTGCCTTTTGACGCTCTTCAGTTTTGTGTATATGAGCAGTTACGGATTGGATACAAGTTAGCT GCGAGAAGAGATTTAAATGATCCAGAGAACGCAATGCTTGGTGCAGTTGCTGGTGCTGTCACTCGAGTTTTGACCACTCCTCTGGACGTAATCAAAACCAGACTAATGGTTCAG GGCGCAGGAAATCAGTATAAAGGGGTCTCGGATTGCCTTAAGACAATATTAAGAGAAGAAGGGTCATCAGCTTTGTGGAAG GGAATGGGTCCAAGGGTTTTGTGGATAGGTATTGGAGGTTCAATTTTCTTTGGAGTACTTGAAAAGACAAAGCAGATTCTTTCAGATCAGAGCAGCCAAAAGATTCATAAGGCTTAA